A single genomic interval of Macaca nemestrina isolate mMacNem1 chromosome 14, mMacNem.hap1, whole genome shotgun sequence harbors:
- the LOC105477214 gene encoding alpha-1,3/1,6-mannosyltransferase ALG2, with the protein MAEEQARQRDLVPKPSVLFLHPDLGVGGAERLVLDAALALQARGCNVKIWTAHYDPGHCFAESRELPVHCAGDWLPRGLGWGGHGAAVCAYVRMVFLALYVLFLADEEFDVVVCDQVSACIPVFRLARRRKKILFYCHFPDLLLTKRDSFLKRLYRAPIDWIEEYTTGMADCILVNSQFTAAVFKKTFKTLSHIDPDVLYPSLNVTSFDSVVPEKLDDLVPKGKKFLLLSINRYERKKNLTLALEALVQLRGRLTSQDWERVHLIMAGGYDERVLENVEHYQELKQMVQQSDLGQYVTFLRSFSDKQKISLLHSCTCVLYTPSNEHFGIVPLEAMYMQCPVIAVNSGGPLESIDHSVTGFLCEPDPVHFSEAIEKFIREPSLKATMGLAGRAKVKEKFSPEAFTEQLYQYVTKLLV; encoded by the exons ATGGCGGAGGAGCAGGCCCGGCAACGGGACCTGGTTCCCAAGCCGTCGGTGCTGTTCCTGCACCCAGACCTCGGCGTAGGAGGCGCTGAGCGTCTGGTGTTGGACGCGGCGTTGGCGCTGCAGGCGCGCGGGTGTAACGTGAAGATCTGGACAGCGCACTACGACCCGGGCCACTGCTTCGCCGAGAGCCGCGAACTACCGGTGCACTGTGCCGGAGACTGGCTGCCGCGCGGCCTGGGCTGGGGCGGCCACGGCGCCGCCGTCTGCGCCTACGTGCGCATGGTCTTCCTGGCGCTCTACGTGCTGTTCCTCGCCGACGAGGAGTTCGACGTGGTAGTGTGCGACCAG GTGTCTGCCTGTATTCCAGTGTTCAGGCTGGCTAGACGGCGGAAGAAGATCCTGTTTTACTGTCACTTCCCAGATCTGCTTCTCACCAAGAGAGATTCTTTTCTTAAACGGTTATACAGGGCCCCGATTGACTGGATAGAGGAATACACCACAGGCATGGCAGACTGCATCTTAGTCAACAGCCAGTTCACTGCTGctgtttttaagaaaacattcaagaccctgtctcacataGACCCTGATGTCCTCTATCCATCTCTAAATGTCACCAGCTTTGATTCAGTTGTTCCTGAAAAGCTTGATGACCTAGTCCCCAAGGGGAAAAAATTCCTGCTGCTCTCTATCAACAGATAcgaaaggaagaaaaatctgaCTTTGGCATTGGAAGCCCTAGTACAGCTGCGTGGAAGATTGACATCCCAAGATTGGGAGAGGGTTCATCTGATCATGGCAGGTGGTTATGACGAGAGAGTCCTGGAGAATGTGGAACATTACCAGGAATTGAAGCAAATGGTCCAACAGTCTGACCTTGGCCAGTATGTGACCTTCTTGAggtctttctcagacaaacagAAAATCTCCCTCCTCCACAGCTGCACGTGTGTGCTTTACACACCAAGCAATGAGCACTTTGGCATTGTCCCTCTGGAAGCCATGTACATGCAGTGCCCAGTCATTGCTGTTAATTCTGGGGGACCCTTGGAGTCCATTGACCACAGTGTCACAGGGTTTCTGTGTGAGCCTGACCCAGTGCACTTCTCAGAAGCAATAGAAAAGTTCATCCGTGAACCTTCCTTAAAAGCCACCATGGGCCTGGCTGGAAGAGCCAAGGTGAAGGAAAAATTTTCCCCTGAAGCATTTACAGAACAGCTCTACCAATATGTTACCAAACTGCTGGTATAA